From one Bombus affinis isolate iyBomAffi1 chromosome 9, iyBomAffi1.2, whole genome shotgun sequence genomic stretch:
- the LOC126919958 gene encoding protein FAM166B-like isoform X1, which translates to MVFDSVSEEQRKQFFRESYAAHLPGYTGHCPTLKFRVGKRFGACTQEIMKELLQKKILKTGPYRPISEKDTNENTTIIYEKDTNADWKRETHFFKAPPYILGYTGYIPGFNSSYGLSFMRAVEEGAREWRENQIKLKARRDLMQPKVEKSTIPRHFLFRPRADDIDIPVDHDHDFNRDKNRLTTFHYEVSPERPPIVGYTGHIPGFKGEVALSKRYAQAAKKGLELVRKEREQRLSKLRDTNTVQKALNVSRFNEIDLAGA; encoded by the exons ATGGTCTTCGATTCAGTATCCGAAGAACagagaaaacaattttttagagAGAGTTATGCCGCTCACTTGCCTGG CTATACCGGGCACTGTCCCACCCTTAAATTTCGAGTTGGAAAACGATTCGGTGCGTGCACTCAAGAAATTATGAAG GAATTACTTCAAAAGAAAATCCTCAAGACAGGACCTTACAGACCCATCTCCGAGAAGGACACAAATGAAAAcacgacgattatttacgagaaAGATACCAACGCAGATTGGAAAAGAGAAACGCATTTCTTCAAAGCACCACCGTACATTTTGGGATATACTG GATACATTCCTGGGTTTAATAGTAGTTATGGTTTATCGTTTATGAGAGCCGTGGAAGAAGGTGCCAGAGAATGGCGCGaaaatcaaattaaattaaaagctCGTAGAGATCTTATGCAACCTAAGGTCGAAAAAAGCACTATCCCTAGACACTTTTTATTTCGACCGCGAGCTGATGACATAGATATACCAGTCGATCATGATCACGATTTTAATCGCGATAAAAATCGACTAACCACGTTTC ATTATGAAGTTTCTCCTGAACGACCACCAATTGTAGGCTATACCGGTCATATTCCAGGTTTTAAGGGAGAAGTTGCACTTTCGAAAAGATATGCACAAGCTGCGAAGAAGGGATTGGAATTAGTTCGAAAAGAACGCGAACAAAGACTCAGTAAATTAAGAGACACTAATACGGTACAGAAAGCATTAAATGTGTCCCGTTTCAATGAAATTGATCTCGCCGGAGCCTGA
- the LOC126919958 gene encoding uncharacterized protein LOC126919958 isoform X2: MKELLQKKILKTGPYRPISEKDTNENTTIIYEKDTNADWKRETHFFKAPPYILGYTGYIPGFNSSYGLSFMRAVEEGAREWRENQIKLKARRDLMQPKVEKSTIPRHFLFRPRADDIDIPVDHDHDFNRDKNRLTTFHYEVSPERPPIVGYTGHIPGFKGEVALSKRYAQAAKKGLELVRKEREQRLSKLRDTNTVQKALNVSRFNEIDLAGA, from the exons ATGAAG GAATTACTTCAAAAGAAAATCCTCAAGACAGGACCTTACAGACCCATCTCCGAGAAGGACACAAATGAAAAcacgacgattatttacgagaaAGATACCAACGCAGATTGGAAAAGAGAAACGCATTTCTTCAAAGCACCACCGTACATTTTGGGATATACTG GATACATTCCTGGGTTTAATAGTAGTTATGGTTTATCGTTTATGAGAGCCGTGGAAGAAGGTGCCAGAGAATGGCGCGaaaatcaaattaaattaaaagctCGTAGAGATCTTATGCAACCTAAGGTCGAAAAAAGCACTATCCCTAGACACTTTTTATTTCGACCGCGAGCTGATGACATAGATATACCAGTCGATCATGATCACGATTTTAATCGCGATAAAAATCGACTAACCACGTTTC ATTATGAAGTTTCTCCTGAACGACCACCAATTGTAGGCTATACCGGTCATATTCCAGGTTTTAAGGGAGAAGTTGCACTTTCGAAAAGATATGCACAAGCTGCGAAGAAGGGATTGGAATTAGTTCGAAAAGAACGCGAACAAAGACTCAGTAAATTAAGAGACACTAATACGGTACAGAAAGCATTAAATGTGTCCCGTTTCAATGAAATTGATCTCGCCGGAGCCTGA
- the LOC126919958 gene encoding uncharacterized protein LOC126919958 isoform X3, which yields MQELLQKKILKTGPYRPISEKDTNENTTIIYEKDTNADWKRETHFFKAPPYILGYTGYIPGFNSSYGLSFMRAVEEGAREWRENQIKLKARRDLMQPKVEKSTIPRHFLFRPRADDIDIPVDHDHDFNRDKNRLTTFHYEVSPERPPIVGYTGHIPGFKGEVALSKRYAQAAKKGLELVRKEREQRLSKLRDTNTVQKALNVSRFNEIDLAGA from the exons ATGCAGGAATTACTTCAAAAGAAAATCCTCAAGACAGGACCTTACAGACCCATCTCCGAGAAGGACACAAATGAAAAcacgacgattatttacgagaaAGATACCAACGCAGATTGGAAAAGAGAAACGCATTTCTTCAAAGCACCACCGTACATTTTGGGATATACTG GATACATTCCTGGGTTTAATAGTAGTTATGGTTTATCGTTTATGAGAGCCGTGGAAGAAGGTGCCAGAGAATGGCGCGaaaatcaaattaaattaaaagctCGTAGAGATCTTATGCAACCTAAGGTCGAAAAAAGCACTATCCCTAGACACTTTTTATTTCGACCGCGAGCTGATGACATAGATATACCAGTCGATCATGATCACGATTTTAATCGCGATAAAAATCGACTAACCACGTTTC ATTATGAAGTTTCTCCTGAACGACCACCAATTGTAGGCTATACCGGTCATATTCCAGGTTTTAAGGGAGAAGTTGCACTTTCGAAAAGATATGCACAAGCTGCGAAGAAGGGATTGGAATTAGTTCGAAAAGAACGCGAACAAAGACTCAGTAAATTAAGAGACACTAATACGGTACAGAAAGCATTAAATGTGTCCCGTTTCAATGAAATTGATCTCGCCGGAGCCTGA